ttttcttaagcaAATACCATACtagtactttttttgtttttttgtttatgaaatgaGTTGGACtttttaacaaattataatttattgttaatgGTAGACTTAAGCATCCAGTATACATTTTTAAGACCTTTtatgattttaattaattttatcgcTTATTATTAATGTTTGATACCGTTTTATAGCCTTTATGAACAGCCTTTATGAACATATTTCCCGGTTTCGTTGACCTGTGATTTTGcgacaccaaataaattaatgtTTGAATCAGTCaatctttatcttgctgtccaacccccAAACTCACCCTTCTCTTCACTGTATTTAACGCTGGTCTTGTCTTGAAGGTTTAAAGTTTATTCTGGTTTTGCCTGGATGGGTGACGACAGTCCACCACTGCAACttgttccagaggtcttttatacctcacaccgctggactctGGAACAGCTTCCCTGAagttgtcttgtttgtttgtgtgtatggtgttttacgttgcatggaaccagtggttattcagcaacgagaccaacggctttacgtgacttccgaaccacgtcgagagtgaacttttatcacaagaaatacacatctgtaaTCCCtctgtggaatgcccgagaatcgaactcgggacccaggccaagaccttaccgatcacgccactgaggcgcttcagaaGTTGTCGTGTTGGAACTttggaagttcaagcgaaaatacaACGCATTACCGCCCTAATACTAATCGTCTTCTTgccttttaatacatttttttttatctgtttgcctatttcttcattttctttcttttttaataaatgggagggatctcttctttctgtatttccctttacttcctcctaatgaacaccgtatattctttggaagcttgaatttcaagtcagtggtccaaATGAGAAACTATAGGAAACGAGGAGTAATAACTCCTTTCCTTCCGTTTCAGAGTTTTCAAGTGTATCCCTGAAGACGTTCATGGAAACATCTCAAAAGAAAGAGAAGCGAATTTGTTActtggactccttttttttttttttttttttttttttttttttttttctgaaactttcCCGAGAGAAACCACTCCATGCCTCCTTTCATTCCTGGAAACCTACCCCTTTtttttgacattattttttaaacccactttttttttattgccaactGTGCCTGCGTTACTTTTTAAAACAAGAATCGCATTTTGTTCTTCTTCGAATAGTACGTAGAATAAGAGGTAAATAATAATTCGCCGTTTtacaatatataacatttatttccaTCACAAACCATATTGATGAGGTTGACTGAAGTTGTACTTTCAAATTTGTAGGGGGCAAGTGTAAGAGTTATTCAACATTTATTCATGATTGTTTTACAATAGACTGTACACTGAAAATgatttcttttaattcttctccTACTTAAATCTCATCATTTCATATTGTattgctccttttattagatttgtatatatatataatatatactatatatatatatatatatatatatatatattatatatatatatatatatatatatatatatatatatatattatatatatatatatatatatatatatctatatatatatatatatatatatatatataaatatatatattataaaatatatacattaaatatatatatatatatatatatatatatatatatatatatatatatatatatatattatatatatataaaaaaaaaaaaaaaatatatatatatatatagatatatatatatatatataataatttagatCAATTTACtcaaacatactacatacacgtATATGCTCACAGTATGTCCCCAGACATATGAAAATTTCCCTCTACGTTCACAGTTCCTGTCTGTGCATTGAGGTGACTTTCTTGTTGCCTTAattaaaagaagaagacgaagagaaaaCAGAACATACTACATTTATACACCTGTGATTTGAACATCTGACGACGACGGTGGCTTCCTTAAAAAGCGTTCGTGGTAACACGTGTAGTACACTGGATAAGAAACAAACACGGGAGTCAGCAGACAGCACGTGTAGTACACTGGATAAGAAACAAACACGGGAGTCAGCAGACAGCAGTTTGTTTTGATTAACGAAACACTAGACAACCGCGCCGCCATTACAACTGGTGGTGGTGATCCGCCAGGTTGCGAGAGAACTTCTCCAGTAATTCTTTTGGAATGTTTTCTTTGAAGATGTTGATCATCTTGGGGTCGTCGGTGTGGGACAACTTCTTCAAAATATCACAGACGGCGTCGACGTCGACCTCCTCCTCCGTGTTCCCTCCGGCCGAGGCTTCCTCCGTTTCACTGCCGCTGCTGCTCCTTCCCTCCGCTGCTGCTTCACTGGCCGGAATACCCTCTAAGGACGGCTTCACGCGAGGCAACTGCTCCGGACCAGCCTTGTTCCACTCGATCAGCTTGAGGAAAGGGGACACGATCAGCTGGTCGGTCCGCGTCGTCGACCCAAACAAGGCTATTGTGTCTGGATGATTCTGCATGACTGCGGTGCCTCTCTCCTTGACGAGCGCTGTGGAGTGGCTGCCCATGCCCAgtgcctccttctcctcctccttcaggatGGAGGCGTAAGGGGGGAAGGTCCTTTTGAATGACATCTCGATCTGGTTCATGAGGTTGGCCATTGACTGGGCTATGGCGTCCTTGGCAAAGACGGAGAGATTCGTGTGGTCTATGGTAGGCTTGATGTCGACCATAGTGTGGTACTTGAGGATATCTTTGACGTAGTTGATGCCATCCAGGAGCTTACGGAATATCCCTGAGACGCTTTTCTGGCCGTCCCTGGCCACAAGGTATCTCTTCAGATACCCCAGATACTCGTTCTGCTGCTTTTGGACACTTGTGCAGTCGATTAAGCAAGGGTCATCAGACAAGAAAAAGGAGATGAGGTACATGAGCACTGCAACCACGTGGTCCTTAAGGTCGTTCTCGTAAGCGCTGTAGAACTTCATGATGGTGCTGAAAGCGTCTGGGATGGTGGCGAGCTTCTCGAGGGTCTCCAGCGTCAGGTGAGGGACTTTGATGGATTCATGGGTTGTGGATGCTGGCCAGCTGCGCGACACTGGGTCGTACATGTGAGCACCACTGATATAGAGGGACATCGATATCCCATTCTTGAGCAATAGAGTCTTGTCTTCCTCACACAGGTCAGTGTCCTCGGTGATCTTCAGGAAGAACTTACCGAACCTCTTGCAGAGGTAGACGAAGATATTGGACAGAGAGTCGATGGAGTCGCCTTTGCACTCCTCTGGGTATGGCATTGATCCGAAGGTCGCGTGCAAGGTGTCGAGGATCTTCTTGATGGCAAAGGCGTCATTAAATGACAGAGCCCTGGGAAGGTCCCCATAAAGcctctccttctttttctcttccttcatctGCCGGGTTCTAGCAAGACGGTTCTTGAAGAGGTTCATCCTGCCAGACTCCGTCATGACCCAGTCCATTTTCATCCCGACCTTCTCACATTTCTGGAACCTGTAAATCAGAAGAGTAAGAATTAAGTTATATGACAGAAGACAGATCATGGGATTTTCACTCCTATTAGTTTCATTTCTAGAGAATATATTTACTGATCAGTGAAGAATTGTAATGGatctatttttgtttaataataccATTGATACACTTGCCAAGATGTGATGTTTGCAGAAAGAAATAACTCCTACATGAAATCCCAAAATTTTGCCTAATGAACCCATAGGGTTTGAAAACTCGAGCTGACATATACGCCCAAGATAAACAGCAAGAGAAAACTGCATCCCTCTGAACAATAAGAACTTCACTGAAAGTCACCACGAGATAAAAGAGTTCGTGGATTCCATGATTGGAAAATATTATActaattttaatttacaaaaatataaggataagtatatatatggagGAGTTTGCAATATATGAACCCTTGACGTATTCAGTGATGTTGCAGGTGTTTAAAGTAATTATTCAACACCTAGCATACAGCCATTTTTTACTGGGACTTAGCACTGTCTGTCCGGTTGGAGACAATACTGATTCTGTCCACCTGAGGCCGGAAGTAATTCAGCGATCGAGAGATCCGTGACCTGAACATTGTTTGGAAAGTGGCCNNNNNNNNNNNNNNNNNNNNNNNNNNNNNNNNNNNNNNNNNNNNNNNNNNNNNNNNNNNNNNNNNNNNNNNNNNNNNNNNNNNNNNNNNNNNNNNNNNNNNNNNNNNNNNNNNNNNNNNNNNNNNNNNNNNNNNNNNNNNNNNNNNNNNNNNNNNNNNNNNNNNNNNNNNNNNNNNNNNNNNNNNNNNNNNNNNNNNNNNNNNNNNNNNNNNNNNNNNNNNNNNNNNNNNNNNNNNNNNNNNNNNNNNNNNNNNNNNNNNNNNNNNNNNNNNNNNNNNNNNNNNNNNNNNNNNNNNNNNNNNNNNNNNNNNNNNNNNNNNNNNNNNNNNNNNNNNNNNNNNNNNNNNNNNNNNNNNNNNNNNNNNNNNNNNNNNNNNNNNNNNNNNNNNNNNNNNNNNNNNNNNNNNNNNNNNNNNNNNNNNNNNNNNNNNNNNNNNNNNNNNNNNNNNNNNNNNNNNNNNNNNNNNNNNNNNNNNNNNNNNNNNNNNNNNNNNNNNNNNGGCCACTTTCCAAAcaatagtatgtctcccagcgtggtcctcaatgctctcctcaacaggtgtccataccatctcagcctcccctcctgcactttctttgatacttccacaccttagttgacccccttatgtagtcatttctgatcctatccactcttgttaccccagacatccacctaagcattctcatttctccacatccatcttcttctgctctgcttttctcatgcttgctgtttccgtaccatacagcattgctgttcttaccaccgtcttgtgaaattttccttttaacctaagcggcactcttttgtcacaaagaactcctgagtgccgctctccagttgttccagcctgcctgtacccgatgtttacttcttcttccatacttcctccgcgttaacaaaagatcccaaatacttaaacttatcactctccttatttgctctccaccaagctgaatactttctctatcatccccctcagtggtggtacacatatattctgtcttggatctacttattctcattcctctgtcctccagtacttgtctccatctttccaatttcacttccagatcttccctgctctctgcacacagaacaatattcatccgcatacaatatgttccatggtactgtctcccttacttcctctattataacatcatcactatgttaaagataaatgggctcagagccgacccatggtgtaatcctactctcacctcaaaaccttctgtctccccaacactgctctcactctggtaaatacattccggtacatctcttgtatcaatcgcacatactaattataaattaaaaaaaaaaatggtagcaaAATCACATTTCAAAACATGTGCGAAATACTAATCAACAAAGGCATCACTGGTAAAAGCTAATAAGTCTTAAAGTTCAACACTTACTTTCCGCAGAAGGAATTTCAGATCCTTAGAATGTTCCAAAGCATGATCAGCCACTATCGATTTTCACACCAGAATGAGTGACACTCTCTAACCAACTCATGAACGTGCGTTTCCGTTTTCAAACGCCCGCAAATCCTATTTCAACTGGACCATGCTTTCATGATGGAAATTTCAATCCTTGATATGTGACGGTGTATCCAGGGCACTCTCCAAACAATGTTCAGGTCACGGATCTCTCGATCGCTGAATTAATTCCGGCCTCAGGTGGACAGAATCAGTATTGTCTCCAACCGGGACAGACAATGCTAAGTCCAGTAAAAAATGGGTTGTATGCTAGGTGTTTGAATAATTACTTTAAACACCTGCAACATCACTGAATACGTCAAGGTTTCATATATTGCAAACTCctccatatatatacttatccttatattttttcaattaaaattagTATAATATTTTCCAATCAAGGAATCCACGAACTCTTTTATCCCGTGGTGACTTTCAGTGAAGTTCTTATTGTTCAGATGGGATGCAGTTTTCTCTTGCTGTTTATCTTGGGCGTATATGTCAGCACGAGTTTTCAAACCATATGGTGTTATTTCTTACTGCAAACATCACATCTTGGTCAAGTGTAtcaatggtattattattaaaaaaaatagatccaTTACAATTCTTCACTGATCAGTAAATATATTCTCTAGAAATGAAACTAATAGGAGTGAAAATCCCATGATCTGTCTTCTGTTCATTATAACTTAATTCTTACTCTTCTGATTTACAGGTTCCAGAAATGTGAGAAGGTCGGGATGACTGGGACTGGGTCATGACGGAGTCTGGCAGGATGAACCTCTTCAAGAACCGTCTAGCTAGAACCCGGcagatgaaggaagagaagaagaaggagaggctTTAGGGGAGGCCTTCCCAGGGCTCTGTCATTTAATGACGCCTTTGCCATCAAGAAGATCCTCGACACCTTGCACGCGACCTTCGGATCAATGCCATATCCCAGAGGAGTGCAAAGGCGACTCCATCGACTCTCTGTCCAATATCTTCGTGTACCTCTGCAAGAGGTTCGGTAAGTTCTTCCTGAAGATCACCGAGGACACTGACCTGTGTGAGGAAGACAAGACTCTA
The DNA window shown above is from Macrobrachium nipponense isolate FS-2020 chromosome 30, ASM1510439v2, whole genome shotgun sequence and carries:
- the LOC135202301 gene encoding thyroid hormone receptor alpha-like, with amino-acid sequence MICLLSYNLILTLLIYRFQKCEKVGMKMDWVMTESGRMNLFKNRLARTRQMKEEKKKERLYGDLPRALSFNDAFAIKKILDTLHATFGSMPYPEECKGDSIDSLSNIFVYLCKRFGKFFLKITEDTDLCEEDKTLLLKNGISMSLYISGAHMYDPVSRSWPASTTHESIKVPHLTLETLEKLATIPDAFSTIMKFYSAYENDLKDHVVAVLMYLISFFLSDDPCLIDCTSVQKQQNEYLGYLKRYLVARDGQKSVSGIFRKLLDGINYVKDILKYHTMVDIKPTIDHTNLSVFAKDAIAQSMANLMNQIEMSFKRTFPPYASILKEEEKEALGMGSHSTALVKERGTAVMQNHPDTIALFGSTTRTDQLIVSPFLKLIEWNKAGPEQLPRVKPSLEGIPASEAAAEGRSSSGSETEEASAGGNTEEEVDVDAVCDILKKLSHTDDPKMINIFKENIPKELLEKFSRNLADHHHQL